One Vitis riparia cultivar Riparia Gloire de Montpellier isolate 1030 chromosome 4, EGFV_Vit.rip_1.0, whole genome shotgun sequence genomic window carries:
- the LOC117913288 gene encoding F-box protein DOR-like: MVRVCNASSRETITLPQSKYNRFQNSSFHLGFDPCANTHKIFKTRIQIYAEVKPNRNCQILTLGSQQWRDVIYDHSTYRFSEKGYCMGGSLYWRRGKKINLVAFGVGSESAQEKFGERLAWMDFNGLLEGKGDSLSIWVLEDDENGVWSREMRIVFPSEWNTFKQMVSQFHSMDLKATHDGELALIPDLPSDFEFYVLDYDFERKSLKVRSFSSSGLMKCFASTKSLASFRTSNLQTLDYYS, encoded by the exons ATGGTTCGAGTTTGCAATGCGAGCAGCAGAGAGACCATCACCCTCCCCCAATCCAAGTACAATCGTTTCCAAAACTCATCTTTCCATCTGGGTTTTGACCCTTGCGCCAACACCCACAAAATCTTCAAAACAAGGATTCAAATCTATGCCGAAGTGAAGCCAAACAGGAATTGCCAGATCCTGACCTTGGGCTCCCAACAATGGAGGGACGTCATCTATGATCATTCCACTTATCGGTTCTCCGAAAAAGGGTATTGCATGGGTGGAAGCTTGTACTGGCGTAGGGGGAAGAAGATCAATCTGGTGGCTTTCGGTGTGGGAAGCGAGAG CGCGCAGGAGAAATTCGGTGAGCGTCTGGCCTGGATGGATTTCAACGGCCTGCTGGAGGGAAAGGGTGACAGCTTGAGCATATGGGTATTGGAAGACGATGAAAATGGGGTTTGGAGCAGGGAGATGAGGATTGTGTTTCCCTCTGAGTGGAATACTTTCAAACAGATGGTGTCCCAGTTTCATTCCATGGATTTGAAGGCAACCCATGACGGGGAGTTGGCGCTGATTCCAGACCTGCCCTCGGATTTTGAGTTCTATGTGTTGGACTATGATTTTGAGAGAAAGAGTTTGAAGGTGAGATCATTTTCATCTTCTGGGTTGATGAAGTGTTTTGCCTCTACCAAATCTCTTGCGTCATTCAGGACTTCAAATTTACAGACTTTAGATTATTATAGTTAA
- the LOC117912570 gene encoding uncharacterized protein LOC117912570 — protein MGTSATTFSAAGSLCRPFSCILFSKQPPTASFLLHHHHHHLHHPFPLKVTNDSNRRTAEVSIESERSEADKIVDGMDFGELCNEFECISSPLVESTARQLARDILELREGNRALGTFAVSVKYKDPVRSFTGREKYKRRLWVTDALDDPSVTVQEMVMLSTSVLSIKWTIKGKPKSLLASIGGDLIIRVNSQFTLNQISGQVIEHEEFWDLSASSTIAQAYFWASRRLFAATEAGKDFADSVKNWGSRLSTEKENLEIYPDPSGDPTKFFQRDDSFQRDFYQIALFLAVLYFVVQFLRTTL, from the exons ATGGGCACTTCTGCAACCACCTTCTCCGCCGCCGGCAGCCTCTGCCGGCCATTCAGCTGCATTCTCTTCTCTAAGCAGCCTCCCACTGCCTCCTTCCttctccaccaccaccatcaccacctCCACCACCCATTTCCATTGAAAG TTACAAATGATTCAAATAGGAGGACAGCAGAGGTGTCAATAGAAAGTGAAAGATCAGAGGCCGATAAGATTGTGGATGGAATGGACTTTGGGGAGCTCTGCAATGAGTTTGAATGCATCAGCAGCCCCCTTGTGGAATCCACGGCCAGGCAACTCGCCCGCGACATTCTAGAGCTTCGTGAAGGCAACCGCGCCCTGGGAACCTTTGCGGTTTCAGTCAAGTACAAG GACCCAGTTAGAAGTTTTACGGGTCGTGAGAAGTACAAGAGACGGCTATGGGTGACCGATGCTCTAGATGATCCGTCTGTG ACTGTGCAGGAGATGGTGATGCTGTCGACGAGTGTGCTGAGCATCAAGTGGACGATCAAAGGGAAGCCTAAATCTCTACTGGCTAGTATTGGAGGAGATTTGATAATTAGAGTCAACTCCCAGTTCACTCTGAACCAGATAAGTGGCCAGGTGATTGAGCACGAAGAGTTCTGGGATTTATCAGCATCATCAACCATTGCTCAGGCGTATTTCTGGGCTTCTCGTCGCCTTTTTGCTGCAACTGAGGCTGGGAAAGATTTTGCCGACTCTGTCAAGAACTGGGGGAGCCGTCTTTCAACTGAAAAAGAAAACCTGGAAATCTATCCTGACCCTTCTGGTGATCCCACAAAG TTCTTCCAAAGAGATGACAGTTTTCAACGAGATTTCTATCAGATCGCACTGTTTCTAGCAGTCCTCTATTTTGTTGTACAGTTCCTGAGGACAACCTTGTAA